A region from the Aeromicrobium choanae genome encodes:
- a CDS encoding ABC transporter permease, with protein sequence MTTHFSGDTAALTGRSLRHILRSPDTIITTTIMPIMFMLLFVYVFGGAIEVGTEAYVDYLLPGILLITVASGIAYTAFRLFMDLQGGIFERFQSMPVARSSVLWAHVLTSLVANLVSLAVVVGVALLMGFRSGAGPLAWLGVLTLLVLFTLALTWLAVIPGLTAKTVDGASAFAYPLIFLPFLSSAFVPTETMPGPVRAFAENQPVTSIVDAIRGLLDQQPVGSDFAVAVAWCVALLVAAYVLAMTVYRRRLS encoded by the coding sequence ATGACCACGCACTTCAGTGGCGACACCGCGGCACTCACCGGCCGCTCGCTGCGGCACATCCTGCGCAGCCCCGACACGATCATCACCACGACGATCATGCCGATCATGTTCATGCTGCTGTTCGTCTACGTGTTCGGTGGCGCGATCGAGGTCGGCACGGAGGCGTACGTCGACTACCTGCTGCCGGGAATCCTGCTGATCACCGTGGCGTCCGGCATCGCGTACACCGCGTTCCGGCTGTTCATGGACCTGCAGGGCGGGATCTTCGAGCGGTTCCAGTCGATGCCGGTGGCCCGGTCGTCGGTGCTGTGGGCGCACGTGCTGACGTCGCTCGTGGCGAACCTCGTGTCGCTCGCGGTCGTGGTCGGCGTGGCGCTGCTGATGGGCTTCCGCTCCGGCGCCGGACCGCTCGCGTGGCTCGGCGTGCTCACCCTGCTGGTGCTGTTCACGCTGGCACTGACGTGGCTGGCCGTCATCCCCGGCCTCACCGCGAAGACCGTCGACGGGGCCAGCGCGTTCGCCTACCCGCTGATCTTCCTGCCGTTCCTCAGCTCGGCGTTCGTGCCGACCGAGACGATGCCGGGCCCGGTGCGCGCGTTCGCGGAGAACCAGCCGGTCACCTCGATCGTCGACGCGATCCGCGGCCTGCTCGACCAGCAGCCCGTCGGCAGCGACTTCGCGGTGGCGGTCGCGTGGTGCGTCGCGCTCCTCGTCGCCGCCTACGTGCTCGCGATGACGGTCTACCGC
- a CDS encoding ABC transporter ATP-binding protein, with product MSAIAVHGLRKSFGEVEVLRGVDLEVAPGTVFALLGSNGAGKTTLVRILATLLRADAGEVTVTGYDVRTQGAEVRGAISLTGQFAAVDDMLTGRENLVLVARLRHLPDPGAVADELLRRFDLTEAGGRRASTYSGGMRRRLDIAMSLIGSPPVIFLDEPTTGLDPQARIEVWQTVKELADGGTTVLLTTQYLDEAEHLADRIAILHEGRIIANGTLAELKRLLPPAKVEYVEKQPSLEDVFLAILEREAA from the coding sequence ATGAGCGCCATCGCCGTGCACGGGCTCCGGAAGTCGTTCGGCGAGGTGGAGGTGCTGCGCGGGGTCGACCTCGAGGTCGCTCCGGGCACCGTCTTCGCCCTGCTCGGGTCGAACGGGGCGGGCAAGACCACGCTCGTGCGAATCCTGGCCACCCTGCTGCGCGCCGACGCCGGCGAGGTCACGGTGACCGGGTACGACGTGCGCACGCAGGGTGCCGAGGTGCGCGGCGCGATCAGTCTCACGGGCCAGTTCGCGGCCGTGGACGACATGCTGACCGGTCGCGAGAACCTCGTCCTGGTCGCCCGGCTGCGGCACCTGCCCGATCCGGGCGCGGTGGCCGACGAGCTGCTCCGGCGGTTCGACCTCACCGAGGCCGGCGGGCGCCGTGCCTCCACCTACTCCGGTGGCATGCGTCGTCGACTCGACATCGCGATGAGCCTCATCGGCAGCCCGCCGGTGATCTTCCTCGACGAGCCGACCACCGGCCTCGATCCGCAGGCACGAATCGAGGTCTGGCAGACGGTCAAGGAGCTCGCCGACGGCGGCACCACGGTGCTGCTGACGACGCAGTACCTGGACGAGGCGGAGCACCTGGCCGACCGCATCGCGATCCTGCACGAGGGCCGGATCATCGCGAACGGCACGCTGGCCGAGCTCAAGCGGCTGCTGCCGCCGGCGAAGGTCGAGTACGTCGAGAAGCAGCCGAGTCTCGAGGACGTGTTCCTCGCGATCCTCGAGAGGGAGGCAGCATGA
- a CDS encoding DUF1048 domain-containing protein: MTNPITRMFGEKKQWRQYKARLAALPQPHRAAAEAVEHYLLRVGAVFVSDADGLLQMFDDLVELFEQSAADGTAVRDIVGDDPVAFVEDFITNYPSGRWLTKERERLNEAIARAES; encoded by the coding sequence ATGACGAACCCGATCACGCGGATGTTCGGCGAGAAGAAGCAGTGGCGCCAGTACAAGGCGCGCCTGGCGGCACTCCCCCAGCCGCACCGCGCGGCGGCGGAGGCCGTCGAGCACTACCTCCTGCGGGTGGGAGCGGTGTTCGTGAGCGACGCCGACGGCCTGCTGCAGATGTTCGACGACCTCGTCGAGCTGTTCGAGCAGAGTGCCGCCGACGGCACCGCCGTGCGCGACATCGTGGGCGACGACCCGGTGGCGTTCGTGGAGGACTTCATCACGAACTACCCGTCCGGCCGCTGGCTCACGAAGGAGCGCGAGCGGCTGAACGAGGCGATCGCACGGGCGGAGTCATGA
- a CDS encoding PadR family transcriptional regulator: MGKHMTEMLKGTLEGIVLAILSARPAYGYEITSGLRDQGFTDIAEGTVYALLIRIEKRGLVDVEKVTSEKGPPRKVYSLNAQGRQYLNEFWETWGFLVERLEQLHEGGK, translated from the coding sequence GTGGGCAAGCACATGACCGAGATGCTCAAGGGCACGCTCGAGGGGATCGTCCTGGCGATCCTGTCGGCGCGTCCGGCATACGGGTACGAGATCACGTCGGGACTCCGCGACCAGGGGTTCACCGACATCGCGGAGGGCACCGTCTACGCGCTGCTCATCCGCATCGAGAAGCGCGGGCTCGTCGACGTGGAGAAGGTCACGTCGGAGAAGGGCCCGCCACGCAAGGTGTACTCGCTCAACGCTCAGGGACGGCAGTACCTCAACGAGTTCTGGGAGACGTGGGGCTTCCTGGTCGAACGGCTCGAGCAGCTCCACGAAGGAGGAAAGTGA
- a CDS encoding response regulator produces the protein MTFVLAVDDDPAILRTLGINLRARDYEVETAGDGRSALQIVDERMPDVVLLDLGLPDLDGITVLRRLREFTQVPVIVVSARTEPDDKVEALDLGADDFITKPFSIEELLARVRVMTRRATTSEPPLVVETGGLVLDVTESRASRDGTEIHLTPIEWKIVDALVRKRGRLVRQTELLRTVWGPGHERQSNYLRVHLAGIRRKLEPDPSQPALFVTEPGIGHRFSG, from the coding sequence ATGACCTTCGTGCTGGCCGTCGACGACGACCCGGCGATCCTGCGCACGCTGGGCATCAACCTGCGGGCCCGTGACTACGAGGTGGAGACCGCGGGTGACGGACGCTCGGCCCTACAGATCGTGGACGAGCGCATGCCCGACGTGGTGCTGCTCGACCTCGGACTGCCCGACCTCGACGGCATCACCGTGCTCAGGCGCCTGCGCGAGTTCACGCAGGTGCCGGTGATCGTGGTGTCGGCGCGCACCGAGCCCGACGACAAGGTGGAGGCGCTCGATCTCGGCGCCGACGACTTCATCACGAAGCCGTTCTCGATCGAGGAGCTGCTCGCGCGCGTGCGGGTGATGACGCGACGCGCCACGACGAGCGAGCCCCCGCTGGTCGTCGAGACCGGTGGTCTGGTCCTCGACGTCACCGAGTCGCGCGCCAGTCGTGACGGCACCGAGATCCACCTGACGCCGATCGAGTGGAAGATCGTTGACGCCCTCGTACGCAAGCGCGGCCGCCTCGTCCGCCAGACCGAGCTGCTGCGCACCGTCTGGGGCCCGGGCCACGAACGCCAGTCGAACTACCTGCGCGTCCACCTCGCCGGAATCCGGCGCAAGCTCGAGCCGGACCCGTCCCAGCCGGCCCTCTTCGTCACCGAGCCGGGCATCGGACACCGTTTCTCCGGGTGA
- a CDS encoding ATP-binding protein — protein sequence MGTANERGTLRVYLGAAPGVGKTYAMLDEGNRRLARGTDVVVGFVETHGRPHTIDALGDLEVVPRARVEYRDTVQEELDLEAILTRRPAAVLVDELAHTNLPGGRHAKRWQDVEELRDAGIDVVTTVNIQHLESLNDVTESITGVRQRETVPDEVVRAADQIELVDMSPQALRRRMAHGNVYTAEKVDAALHHYFREGNLTALRELALLWLADRVDEGMGRYREKHDITGTWATRERIVAAVTGGPESLTLMRRAARIASRRAGGEWLALYVTRHDGLSTISPDSLSRLQAKTEELGGTFHTVLGDDTAEAILAFARAENADQVIIGASRRGRLPTLLRPGIGERVISASGDIDVHIVTHDHARRRGFRPEQGVHHLGPRRRAAGFAFAVLAPSLVSLLMWWTDSLHALPSEAMLLMTVVVATALIGGLLPAVVSAVLSGVLLNVLFTPPRYTLTVAEPENAAAIVLFVLVGIAVASVVDHSARRATEARRARAEADSLTVLAHSLLTSGDDLEGLLSSASELFGARGAAILRRNGPGDWEAVAAVGAAPSTVEDGSISTSIDDRTVLALRGGSQSASERGLLNAYAAYAQVMADRSRARVAEIERHRLAEADRTRTALLAAVSHDLRSPLAAVKASVASLRSTTVTFSPDDRAALLETIEESTDRLTALVTNLLDMSRIHTGAVTAHPTEVALARAVRAAVVPLEHDERITIEVPDDVSVLADPGLLERVLANICENALKYTAPDAGIRIDAATVGDRVTLRIADTGPGIGDGDLERIFAPFQRLGDVPGKDGVGLGLAVARGLTEAMGGTITTEPTPGGGLTFSIDLPRPTEERP from the coding sequence GTGGGAACGGCCAACGAGCGCGGCACCCTGCGCGTGTACCTGGGAGCCGCCCCCGGGGTCGGGAAGACCTACGCGATGCTCGACGAGGGCAACCGCCGACTGGCGCGGGGCACCGACGTGGTCGTCGGGTTCGTCGAGACCCACGGGCGCCCGCACACGATCGACGCGCTGGGTGACCTCGAGGTGGTCCCCCGCGCCCGCGTCGAGTACCGCGACACGGTGCAGGAGGAGCTGGACCTCGAGGCGATCCTGACCCGCCGGCCGGCGGCCGTGCTCGTCGACGAGCTCGCCCACACGAACCTGCCGGGTGGGCGGCACGCGAAGCGGTGGCAGGACGTGGAGGAGCTGCGCGACGCCGGGATCGACGTCGTCACCACGGTCAACATCCAGCACCTCGAGTCCCTCAACGACGTCACGGAGTCGATCACCGGCGTCCGCCAACGCGAGACCGTGCCCGACGAGGTGGTGCGCGCGGCCGACCAGATCGAGCTGGTCGACATGAGCCCGCAGGCGCTGCGCCGGCGCATGGCGCACGGCAACGTCTACACCGCGGAGAAGGTCGACGCGGCCCTGCACCACTACTTCCGCGAGGGGAACCTGACCGCGCTGCGCGAGCTGGCCCTGCTCTGGCTGGCCGACCGGGTCGACGAGGGCATGGGTCGCTATCGGGAGAAGCACGACATCACCGGCACGTGGGCCACCCGTGAGCGGATCGTGGCCGCGGTCACCGGTGGCCCGGAGTCCCTCACGCTGATGCGACGGGCGGCCCGGATCGCGTCGCGTCGCGCGGGCGGCGAGTGGCTCGCGCTCTACGTCACGCGGCACGACGGGCTCAGCACCATCTCCCCCGACAGCCTGTCCCGCCTGCAGGCGAAGACCGAGGAGCTCGGCGGCACCTTCCACACCGTCCTCGGCGACGACACGGCCGAGGCGATCCTGGCGTTCGCCCGCGCCGAGAACGCCGACCAGGTGATCATCGGCGCCAGCCGGCGCGGGCGGCTGCCCACCCTGCTGCGCCCCGGCATCGGCGAGCGGGTCATCAGCGCGTCGGGCGACATCGACGTGCACATCGTCACCCACGACCACGCCCGGCGGCGCGGCTTCCGGCCGGAGCAGGGCGTGCACCACCTCGGTCCCCGGCGCCGCGCCGCCGGCTTCGCGTTCGCGGTGCTCGCCCCTTCCCTGGTGAGCCTGCTGATGTGGTGGACCGACTCGCTGCACGCGCTGCCCTCGGAGGCCATGCTGCTGATGACGGTCGTCGTGGCGACAGCGCTGATCGGCGGCCTGCTGCCCGCCGTGGTGTCGGCCGTGCTGAGCGGCGTGCTGCTCAACGTGCTCTTCACGCCGCCGCGGTACACGCTCACGGTCGCTGAGCCCGAGAACGCGGCGGCCATCGTGCTGTTCGTCCTCGTCGGCATCGCCGTGGCGAGCGTCGTGGACCACTCGGCCCGGCGGGCGACCGAGGCACGGCGCGCGCGGGCCGAGGCCGACAGCCTCACCGTGCTGGCGCACAGCCTGCTGACATCCGGTGACGACCTCGAGGGGCTGCTCTCCTCGGCCTCGGAGCTGTTCGGTGCTCGCGGCGCGGCGATCCTGCGCCGGAACGGCCCCGGCGACTGGGAGGCGGTCGCGGCGGTCGGCGCTGCGCCCTCGACCGTGGAGGACGGCTCCATCTCCACCTCGATCGATGACCGCACCGTGCTGGCGCTGCGCGGCGGATCGCAGAGTGCGTCCGAGCGGGGACTGCTCAACGCCTACGCGGCCTACGCGCAGGTGATGGCCGACCGCTCGCGAGCCCGCGTGGCCGAGATCGAGCGTCACCGGCTGGCCGAGGCCGACCGCACGCGCACGGCGCTGCTGGCTGCGGTCTCACACGACCTGCGGTCGCCGCTGGCCGCCGTGAAGGCCTCGGTCGCGAGCCTGCGCAGCACCACCGTCACGTTCTCGCCGGACGACCGGGCCGCCCTGCTCGAGACGATCGAGGAGTCCACCGACCGGCTCACGGCGCTGGTGACCAATCTCCTCGACATGAGCCGCATCCACACCGGTGCGGTCACCGCGCACCCCACGGAGGTCGCCCTGGCCCGAGCGGTCCGCGCGGCCGTGGTGCCCTTGGAGCATGACGAGCGGATCACGATCGAGGTCCCCGACGACGTCAGCGTGCTCGCCGACCCCGGCCTCCTGGAGCGGGTGCTGGCGAACATCTGCGAGAACGCGTTGAAGTACACCGCCCCCGACGCCGGCATCCGCATTGACGCCGCCACCGTCGGGGACCGGGTCACGCTGCGGATCGCCGACACCGGCCCGGGCATCGGCGACGGCGACCTGGAGCGGATCTTCGCGCCGTTCCAGCGCCTCGGCGACGTGCCCGGCAAGGACGGGGTCGGCCTCGGCCTGGCGGTGGCCCGCGGCCTGACCGAGGCGATGGGCGGCACGATCACCACCGAGCCCACACCCGGCGGCGGCCTGACCTTCTCCATCGACCTGCCCCGACCGACCGAGGAGCGACCATGA
- the kdpC gene encoding potassium-transporting ATPase subunit KdpC: MLITSLSDLARQSLAALRVLVVLTVILGIAYPVAVWGVARPLGDRAAGQPVRVDGQVVGSRLLGQSFEGVQWFHSRPSVNDHDTLASAPSNLGPLNEDLLATIAERRSTVAATEAVPEADVPADAVTASGSGLDPHISPAYADLQVARVARARGLDVARVRELVATHTERRFLGIHGEPVVNVLELNVAVDRASR, from the coding sequence ATGCTCATCACGTCACTGTCGGATCTCGCTCGCCAGTCGCTCGCGGCCCTGCGTGTGCTCGTCGTCCTCACCGTCATCCTCGGCATCGCCTATCCCGTGGCCGTCTGGGGCGTCGCCCGACCGCTGGGCGACCGGGCCGCCGGCCAGCCCGTGCGGGTCGACGGGCAGGTGGTCGGCTCGCGCCTCCTCGGGCAGTCGTTCGAGGGCGTGCAGTGGTTCCACTCCCGACCGTCGGTCAACGACCACGACACTCTCGCCTCCGCACCGAGCAACCTCGGACCGCTCAACGAGGACCTGCTCGCCACGATCGCCGAACGCCGCAGCACGGTGGCCGCGACGGAGGCCGTGCCCGAAGCGGACGTGCCGGCCGACGCCGTCACCGCCTCCGGCTCGGGACTGGACCCGCACATCTCCCCCGCGTACGCCGACCTGCAGGTCGCCCGCGTCGCCCGGGCGAGAGGCCTGGACGTCGCTCGGGTGAGGGAGCTCGTCGCGACGCACACCGAGCGCCGGTTCCTGGGCATCCACGGTGAGCCGGTCGTCAACGTGCTGGAGCTCAACGTCGCGGTCGACCGTGCCTCCCGCTAG
- the kdpB gene encoding potassium-transporting ATPase subunit KdpB has translation MSTTTRSTLGRQALQQLPEALRKLDPRHLWRSPVMFIVWLGSVAATITAIGDPSTFSVLIAVWLWLTVIFGNLAEAVAEGRGKAQAASLRATRTDTMARRLGPDGTETQVAGTELAVSDLVVVEAGEIIPGDGDVVEGIASVDESAITGESAPVIREAGGDRSAVTGGTRVLSDRIVVRITAAAGETFLDRMIGLVEGTSRRKTPNEIALSILLTSLTFVFLVAVATLAPMAKYAGAPQDLVVLVALVVCLIPTTIGALLSAIGIAGMDRLVRVNVLAVSGRAVEAAGDVSTLLLDKTGTITHGNRRATLLIAAPEIDEARLREAARLSSLADLTPEGRSIVELAVAQGAGGGELPAGTEFIEFTAQTRMSGVDLPDGTRIRKGAGSAIETWTGRAPSDDVTDTINAIARGGGTPLVIAEQDADGKDTVLGVVQLKDVVKDGMTERFAELRAMGIRTVMVTGDNALTARAIAKEAGVDDFLAEATPEDKLAFIRREQEGGHLVAMTGDGTNDAPALAAADVGVAMNSGTAAAKEAGNMVDLDSDPTKLIDIVEIGKQLLITRGALTTFSIANDVAKYFAIIPAMFVAAYPSLDALNVMGLATPQSAILSAVIFNALIIVALIPLALRGVRFRAASAMSVLRRNVLVFGLGGVLIPFAGIKLIDLLVSTIPGIG, from the coding sequence ATGAGCACCACCACCCGGAGCACCCTCGGGCGCCAAGCACTCCAGCAGCTGCCCGAGGCACTGCGCAAGCTCGACCCGCGTCACCTGTGGCGCTCCCCCGTCATGTTCATCGTGTGGCTCGGATCGGTCGCCGCCACGATCACCGCGATCGGCGACCCGAGTACCTTCAGCGTGCTGATCGCCGTGTGGCTGTGGCTGACGGTGATCTTCGGCAACCTCGCCGAGGCCGTCGCCGAGGGGCGCGGCAAGGCGCAGGCCGCGTCGCTGCGGGCCACGCGCACCGACACGATGGCGCGCAGGCTAGGCCCCGACGGCACCGAGACGCAGGTGGCCGGCACCGAGCTGGCGGTGAGCGACCTGGTCGTGGTGGAGGCCGGCGAGATCATCCCGGGCGACGGCGACGTCGTCGAGGGCATCGCCTCGGTGGACGAGTCGGCCATCACGGGCGAGTCCGCGCCCGTCATCCGCGAGGCGGGCGGTGACCGCAGCGCGGTCACCGGCGGCACGCGCGTGCTGTCGGACCGCATCGTCGTGCGGATCACCGCGGCCGCCGGCGAGACCTTCCTCGACCGGATGATCGGGCTCGTCGAGGGCACCTCACGACGCAAGACCCCGAACGAGATCGCGCTGTCGATCCTGCTCACGAGCCTGACGTTCGTGTTCCTGGTGGCGGTGGCGACCCTCGCCCCGATGGCGAAGTACGCGGGAGCACCGCAGGACCTCGTCGTCCTGGTCGCACTCGTGGTCTGCCTCATCCCGACCACGATCGGTGCGCTGCTGTCCGCCATCGGCATCGCCGGCATGGACCGGCTGGTCCGGGTGAACGTGCTGGCCGTGTCCGGCCGCGCGGTCGAGGCCGCCGGTGACGTGAGCACCCTGCTGCTGGACAAGACCGGCACGATCACGCACGGCAACCGGCGTGCCACGCTGCTCATCGCCGCACCCGAGATCGACGAAGCGCGCCTGCGCGAGGCGGCCCGGCTCTCGAGCCTGGCCGACCTGACTCCCGAGGGTCGCTCGATCGTCGAGCTGGCGGTCGCTCAGGGCGCCGGTGGTGGCGAGCTGCCTGCCGGAACGGAGTTCATCGAGTTCACCGCGCAGACCCGCATGTCCGGTGTGGACCTGCCGGACGGCACCCGGATCCGCAAGGGCGCGGGATCCGCGATCGAGACGTGGACCGGGCGGGCACCCTCCGACGACGTCACCGACACGATCAACGCGATCGCCCGCGGGGGCGGCACGCCGTTGGTGATCGCCGAGCAGGACGCCGACGGCAAGGACACCGTGCTGGGCGTCGTCCAGCTCAAGGACGTCGTCAAGGACGGCATGACCGAGCGGTTCGCGGAGCTGCGCGCCATGGGCATCCGCACGGTCATGGTCACCGGCGACAACGCGCTCACGGCGCGCGCGATCGCGAAGGAGGCCGGCGTCGACGACTTCCTCGCCGAGGCCACGCCCGAGGACAAGCTCGCCTTCATTCGGCGTGAGCAGGAGGGTGGCCACCTCGTCGCGATGACGGGCGACGGCACGAACGACGCGCCGGCGCTGGCCGCCGCCGACGTCGGCGTCGCGATGAACAGCGGCACTGCCGCCGCGAAGGAGGCCGGCAACATGGTCGACCTCGACTCCGACCCGACGAAGCTCATCGACATCGTCGAGATCGGCAAGCAGCTGCTCATCACCCGCGGCGCGCTGACCACGTTCTCGATCGCCAACGACGTGGCGAAGTACTTCGCGATCATCCCCGCGATGTTCGTGGCGGCGTACCCGTCGCTGGACGCCCTCAACGTGATGGGGCTGGCGACGCCTCAGTCGGCCATCCTCTCCGCCGTCATCTTCAACGCGCTGATCATCGTGGCGCTGATCCCGCTGGCCCTGCGCGGCGTGCGGTTCCGCGCCGCCTCGGCGATGTCGGTCCTGCGGCGCAACGTCCTCGTCTTCGGGCTGGGCGGCGTCCTGATCCCCTTCGCCGGCATCAAGCTCATCGACCTGCTCGTCTCGACCATCCCCGGAATCGGCTGA
- the kdpA gene encoding potassium-transporting ATPase subunit KdpA, which translates to MTDTFAGLLSIAVLVSLLAAAYVPLGDHMARVFTSPRHLRIERLVYRATGVSPDAEQSPKAYVLSVVGFTLVSVVALMGILLGQAYLPMSRDMDGMPFWMSFNTAISFVTNTNWQSYAGESTLGFTAQTAGLAVQNFLSAAVGLAVAVALIRSFTRSRSGSLGNFWVDLTRGTLRVLLPVAFVGAVLLMAGGVVQTFTDTTATTLMGDSQVLTGGPVASQEAIKLLGNNGGGFFNANSAHPFENPTAFTNLLEVFMILLLPVCLTRTLGTMVGHRRQGLAVLGAMTFLAGVSLSLTTWAEVTGASMEGKETRLGTWASSLFAVATTGTSTGAVNTAHDSMTPAGGGTVMVNMMLGEIAPGGVGAGIYGILVMAILTVFVCGLMVGRTPELLGKKISTREMRFVALYVLTTPTLVLLGTGVAIARGSTAGAMGNPGGHGFSEVLYAYTSAANNNGSAFGGLTVTSDFFQITLGLAMLVGRLLPIVLVLLLAGSLAQQAKVPVTAGTLPTHRPLFVGMLVGVIVIMTALTYFPALALGPIAEALA; encoded by the coding sequence GTGACCGACACCTTCGCCGGGCTCCTGTCGATCGCCGTGCTCGTGTCGCTGCTGGCCGCGGCGTACGTGCCGCTCGGCGACCACATGGCACGCGTCTTCACGAGCCCTCGCCACCTGCGCATCGAGCGCCTCGTCTACCGCGCCACCGGAGTTAGCCCCGACGCCGAACAGAGCCCGAAGGCGTACGTCCTGAGCGTCGTCGGGTTCACCCTGGTCAGCGTCGTGGCGCTGATGGGCATCCTGCTCGGCCAGGCGTACCTGCCGATGAGCCGCGACATGGACGGCATGCCCTTCTGGATGTCCTTCAACACCGCGATTTCGTTCGTCACCAACACGAACTGGCAGTCCTACGCGGGCGAGTCCACACTCGGCTTCACGGCCCAGACGGCCGGCCTGGCGGTGCAGAACTTCCTTTCCGCCGCCGTCGGCCTCGCCGTCGCGGTGGCACTCATCCGCAGCTTCACCCGGTCGCGCAGCGGCTCGCTCGGCAACTTCTGGGTCGACCTGACGCGCGGCACCCTGCGCGTGCTGCTGCCGGTCGCCTTCGTCGGCGCCGTGCTCCTGATGGCGGGCGGCGTCGTGCAGACCTTCACCGACACCACCGCGACGACGCTCATGGGCGACTCGCAGGTGCTGACCGGTGGTCCCGTCGCCAGCCAGGAAGCGATCAAGCTGCTGGGCAACAACGGCGGCGGCTTCTTCAACGCCAACTCGGCGCACCCTTTCGAGAACCCCACGGCGTTCACGAACCTGCTCGAGGTCTTCATGATCCTGTTGCTGCCGGTGTGCCTGACACGGACGCTCGGCACGATGGTCGGTCACCGCCGGCAGGGCCTCGCGGTGCTGGGCGCCATGACGTTCCTCGCGGGAGTCTCCCTCTCGCTCACCACGTGGGCCGAGGTGACCGGCGCCTCGATGGAGGGCAAGGAGACCCGCCTCGGCACGTGGGCCTCGTCGCTGTTCGCCGTCGCCACGACCGGCACGTCCACCGGAGCCGTCAACACGGCCCACGACTCGATGACGCCCGCCGGTGGCGGCACCGTGATGGTCAACATGATGCTCGGCGAGATCGCCCCCGGAGGGGTCGGCGCCGGGATCTACGGCATCCTCGTCATGGCGATCCTGACGGTGTTCGTGTGCGGCCTCATGGTGGGCCGGACGCCCGAGCTGCTCGGCAAGAAGATCAGCACGCGGGAGATGAGGTTCGTCGCGCTCTACGTGCTCACCACGCCGACCCTCGTGCTCCTCGGCACCGGCGTGGCGATCGCCCGCGGGTCCACCGCCGGGGCGATGGGCAACCCGGGCGGGCACGGCTTCAGTGAGGTGCTCTACGCCTACACGTCGGCCGCCAACAACAACGGCAGCGCCTTCGGTGGCCTCACGGTGACCTCCGACTTCTTCCAGATCACCCTCGGCCTGGCGATGCTGGTCGGCCGCCTGCTGCCGATCGTGCTCGTCCTGCTGCTGGCCGGCTCGCTGGCCCAGCAGGCCAAGGTCCCGGTCACCGCCGGAACCCTGCCCACCCACCGTCCCCTCTTCGTCGGGATGCTCGTAGGCGTCATCGTCATCATGACGGCGCTCACGTACTTCCCGGCTCTCGCCCTCGGACCGATCGCAGAGGCCCTCGCATGA
- a CDS encoding potassium-transporting ATPase subunit F, which produces MSIESGLMTAVVIVLAIYLLAALILPERFQ; this is translated from the coding sequence ATGAGCATCGAAAGCGGCCTCATGACGGCAGTGGTGATCGTGCTGGCGATCTACCTGCTGGCGGCCCTCATCCTCCCGGAGCGTTTCCAGTGA